Genomic segment of Engystomops pustulosus chromosome 8, aEngPut4.maternal, whole genome shotgun sequence:
gtgataggaggacacactgcctcctgctggtgtgatgatgtgggtgccttggcataggacagtcacccctagtagtgataggaggacacactgccccctgctgatgtgatgatttgggggccatggtatatgacagtcatccctagaagtgataggaggacactgccccctgctggtgtgatgatgtgggggccatgattttggacagtcacccctagtagtgataggaggacactgccccctgctggtgtgatgtggggccatggtataggacagtcacccctagtagtgataggaggacactgccccctgctggtgtgatgatgtgggggctatggtataggacagtcacccctagtagtgataggtggacactgccccctgctggtgtgatgatgtgggggccaaggTATAGAACAGTCACCCCTACGAGTGACAGGAGGATATTGCCCACTGCTggagtgatgatgtggggccatggtataggacagtcaccactagttgtgataggaggacacactgccccctgctggtgtgatgatgtggggccatggtataggacagtcacccctagcagtgataggaggacactgccccctgctggtgtgatgatgtgggggccatggtataggacagtcacccctagtagtgataggaggacactgccccctgctggtgtgatgatgtgggggccatggtataggacagtcacccctactagtgataggaggacactgccccctgctggtgtgatgatgtgggggccatggtataggacagtcacccctactagtgataggaggacactgccccctgctggtgtgatgatgtgggggccacggtataggacagtcacccctagtagtgataggaggacacactgccccctgctggtgtgatgatgtgggggccatggtataggacattcacccctaggagtgatatgaggacactgccccctgctggtgggatgatgtgggggctatggcataggacagtcacccctagtagtgataggaggacactgccccctgctggtgtgatgatggggccatggtataggacagtcacccctagtagtgataggaggacactgccccctgctggtgtgatgatggggccatggtataggacagtcacccctaatagtgataggaggacacactgccccctgctggtgtgatgatgtggggccatggtataggacagtcacccctagtagtgataggaggacacactgcctcctgctggtgtgatgatgtgggtgccttggcataggacagtcacccctagtagtgataggaggacacactgccccctgctggtgtgatgatgtgggggccatggtatatgaCAGtcttccctagaagtgataggaggacacaatgccccctgctggtgtgatgatgtgggggccatggtatatgaCAGTCATCCCtaaaagtgataggaggacactgccccctgctggtgtgatgatatgggggccatgattttggacagtcacccctagtagtgataggaggacactgccccctgctggtgtgatgatgtggggccatggtataggacagtcacccctagtagtgataggaggacactgccccctgctggtgtgatgatgtgggggccatggtatagggcagtcaGCCCTAGCagtaataggaggacacactgcccctgctggtgtgatgatgtggggggcatggtataggacagtcacccctagcagtgataggaggacactgtcccctgctagtgtgatgatgtgggtgccatggtataggacagtcacccctagtagtgataggaggacacactgccccctgctggtgtgatgatgtgggggccatggtataggacagtcacccctagtagtgataggaggacacactgccccctgctggtgtgatgatgtgggggccatggtataggacagtcacccctagtagtgataggaggacacactgccccctgctgcccaGGCTTCCAGCTATAGTAGTATGCTCCCCACACATAGCAGGGGTTTCCCTGGATTGTCACCCTCGCACTCCGCAGCTGCCCAGTCACCAGGTATCAGCATGTAAGGCACACATAGTGTAACACCATACACAACCTGTATCCTATCACCTGTATACAGGCTCCTCTCTATATACTGCTTTATGCCATGTATAATCCtgcactgccatctagtggtgacaaGACAGAAGACACTGAGAAATCGTTATGGTTATACTGGTGTTTAATGAAGTTTTCGGATCCGGGGCCCTCGTTCTATAAGTCTAGGGCCCTGGTAGCGTAAGGCAAATCTTCAGCAGAGTTGAATTTATTCCCCCTCTACTCGCCCTAATGTGACTTTTCCCTTAAATATTCATGATATTCGACTCCTAGCATCAGGCCGATCCCTCGCGTGTGCACTGGATGTGAGCCCTTGCACTGCACATGTTCCTGCCCCAAGGCGACGACGGGCACTCGCTCAGAGATCTGTCCCGACTTCTACAATTTATAAACTCCAGCCAGGAGGGGGCATCATCAGAAGTTACCCCCTGGTATAGTCCGCCGGATCCACACCCCAGCTGCCCGCACAGGACGGAGACCGTATGAGGCGTCATCTCCTTATCACACACCGATCCCCAGCTCCCATTATAATAAATCTCCAGCCGTCCTTCACATCTGTTAGCGCCCCCTACCAGGCGGAGGTCTGTAAAatctgccagaaaaaaaaaaaaattgtgacactTTGTtaattttggaaatattttgtgGAGAATTTTTCCCTGTTCTTAATATTTGTAGGCCCCGGCATTTCAGGTGCTTGACTGAGCAGAATTatgtgtgcagctctggagtagcaAAGATAGCTCCATGCCAACAGGTAATTTACCCACTAGTTTGCTAATTGTGCTCCTCGGGGGCGGGACTTAGAATTTGCATTAAAGATGGAGCTGTGAATAATATGAGGCAACAagcagaattgtgagtacagctctggagcataatacacaTGCTCGCAGTATATCCATtactttgaaggacatctaccacaaggatgaaagcctgtatgcaaatgagcctgaggagctccaggctccattaatacctatgaagcctggagcacctcaggcttatttgcattcaGTCactcattctggtggtagattccctttaagacctcATATTTCAGAAATCCTGACAATCTGGTATGTGCTTAGGTAAGATAAACCTAGGGATGTATCCataatttggtgtatgtgctcctCGGGGGCGGGTTTTCATGACCATAAATTCAGCCTAAGAGTCTGTTTCTTGTCTTACCTGAACACACAATCTTTGCAGCTTCCTGGTCCTCGGAGTCCGCTGGTCCCCATGAGCTTGAGGGACATTCCCGTAATTTGCTCTCGTGTCCTGCACATCTAAGACCCTTCAGCCATAGGTCGCCCCCTCCAGTCTTCACCACGGGGGTGGCATTAATGGCATGTCCACACCTCAGCTCCCTGCAGATTACATCCGCATTGGCCAACGTCCACGAATCACTGCTGATCCACGCCCATTCTCCCTGGTGGTGAACCTGTACCGTCCCGGCACAACGTCCATGACCGTCCACCAGCTGCACACTCGGACTCTCTGTAGACGTGAGATGGTCTATATTTACCGTAAAAAGTGATTGAAACGTTTTTATCCCAGAAGATAGAAAATATCTAACCTGAGCAggtgacccccacatctcctctagCATCGGTGGAGACATCAGAAGATCTGAGTTGGGTCTTTGAGCACTCTTTTAGGTCTCTCTCACTTCCTGTGCAGAGGACTCTGTCCCAATGTACAATTCTATCCTCTGTTCTCTTTAGAGTGAACGAGTCAATGACTTCTCCGCACTGAAGCTGCCTACACACAACCTGAGCATCTTTGATGTCCCATTCATGGTCTGCAACTCGGCCCCAGATGTCATTCTGTAGGACCTCCAATGTTCCATCGCAGTGGCTTGTACCATCTACCAGGCGTAGAGACTCTGTGGTACCTGTTGGATATATCGAAGATAAACCGGTTGTTAGAAATGTTACTAACAGTGTCCTATCGGTCAAGGAATTGGTCTGGCACCCGGACTTCTACCTACCTGAACATGTGACCTTTGCAGTGGCCTGGTCTGGACACATACCGTTCCCCAGGACTGAGTTTGTGCACTCCCTGAGGTTGGACTCGGTGCCTTTACAATGAAACCTATCCGTCCAGATAAGGTCCTTCCCTCCTAAGTTCCCCCCATCAGAGATGGACACTGCGGTGCCACATTGGAGGTGTCTACATAGGACATTGGCGGCTTGGAGGTCCCAGTGTGAGTGACACAAGGCCCCCCACTTACCCTCAAACATCATCTCAACTCTTCCTGAACATCTGTGACTATCGCTCACTAACCTAAAGTCACTGCTTAGACCTGAAAAGAAACAGAAGAAGAGGTTTGTATCAGCTCAGCTTTGACCCTCACCACAGACCACGAATGGTGACTTACCTGTCCTTTTATCCTTGCAGGTGACCCCGACGTCATCCTTATGTCCACAGTGGCTGATACCCCACATGGGGTGGTTACACTCCCATATAGTTGACTCTTTACCGAAACATCTTACTTGACTAAGTAGAATCTTTCCAGACCCTGCCCCGAAGCTGCTGGCCTTGGCTTCTAGGTCATCTTCATgaggaccaccacatcccagtTGTTTACAAACCACAGTGGCCTCTGTAGCCCCCCAGAAATAGCTGCACACGGTGCTCCATTGTCCCCGATGACGGACCATTAGCCTTCCCTCACACTCGTTCTTCCCATCCACCAGCTTGACCTCCTCAGGTTCTCCTGTGAACACCAAGAGATCATTGGATGGTCAGAAACTGTAGGTACCAACCCAAACAACCTCCAGTTAGAGCGATAAACAAATCTGATGAAGGAAGTAAACAAAAAGCCAACCCCTTTTGTGAAAGTAGTTTGCTCATTGGTGTCACGCTCCACCCCTCAGACCCCTTACCTGCCCATGCTTCaccccacagcacatgctccagcCCTCGGACCCCTTACCTGCACATGCTCCACCCCTCAGACCCATTACCTACTCATGCTCCaccccacagcacatgctccagcCCTCGGACCCCTTACCTGCATATACTCCACCCCTCAGACCCCTTACCTGCACATGCTCCACCCCTCAGACTCCTTACCTGCACATGCTCCACCCCTCAGACCCCTTACCTGCACATACTCCACCCCTCAGACCCCTTACCTGCACATGCTCCACCCCTCAGACCCCTTACCTGCACATACTCCACCCCTCAGACCCCTGACCTGCACATGCTCCACCCCTCAGACCCATTACCTACTCATGCTTCaccccacagcacatgctccagcCCTCGGACCCCTTACCTGCACATACTCCACCCCTCAGACCCCTTACCTGCACATGCTCCACCCCTCAGACCCCTTACCTGCACATGCTCCACCCCTCAGACCCATTACCTACTCATGCTTCaccccacagcacatgcttcagCCCTCGGACCCCTTACCTGCACATACTCCACCCCTCAGACCCCTTACCTGCACATGCTCCACCCCTCAGACCCCTTACCTGCACATGCTCCACCCCTCAGACCCATTACCTACTCATGCTTCaccccacagcacatgctccagcCCTCGGACCCCTTACCTGCACATACTCCACCCCTCAGACCCCTTACCTGCACATGCTCCACCCCTCAGACCCCTTACCTGCACTTACTCCACCCCTCAGACCCCTTACCTGCACATGCTCCACCCCTCAGACCCCTTACCTGCTCATGCTCCACCCCTCAGACTCCTTACCTGCACACATGACCCCCACGTCCTGTCCGTGATCACAGAATGGATGACCCCACATCTGGTGCTGGCACTGCCACAGGTTTGATTCTTCTCCAGTGCAGATGACATTACTGACCCAAACATTACCACTTCCAGGCCCAAAAGATGTTGCCTTAATAAGGCCACCGGGGGCGCTGCAGCCCAGCTGTCGACACACGACCGCTGCATCCTTGTCACTCCAATAGTCACCACAAACGGTGCCCCACTCCCCCTGATGACGCACCTCAAGCCTCCCCTCACATGTACTGGTTCCACCAACAAGTCTTAGCTCCGGAGGATCACCTATGGTAAAGGGAAAggtatacaatatattacagccggtataacctggggatctcctgtatataatgatataagtacagccggtataaccgggggatctcctgtatataataatatatgtacagctggtataacctggggatctcctgtatataatgatatatgtacagccggtataacctggggatctcctgtatataatgatatatgtacagctggtataacctggggatctcctgtatataatgaaatatgtacagccggtataacctggggatctcctgtatataatgatatatgtacagccggtataacttggggatctcctgtatataatgatatatgtacagccggtataacctggggatctcctgtatataatgatataagtacagccggtataacctggggatctcctgtatataatgatatatgtacagctggtataacctggggatctcctgtatataatgatatatgtacagctggtataacctggggatctcctgtatattgttacaggggatattattcataactggaccctctgctctattattatatatattacatatagtgtaaatggattcagtatatactgatagcagccactgatattctgtggtgagatgtcagtgtgtactgaagccattgggtcattaacatatcaaaaggctttgaacagtaagaagccgccatgaaccaggtgtgagattccctgcacacactggggtctatcctaagagggtcttagggtggagttataggtggtgggaagggattacacacaaggatatttaagcatggtaaaaacagaaatcgctctcttttgtctcttgctcctgacctccctcccggacgtacagcacttaccttaggaaccaggtcatatattgtgtgtgctttctgtgtatgtatataactttataagagtaattataacatagtacttattataatatagtagactttatacgtgtacctatagatattccaggtgttatgtgttttaccatatatatacatagctaagtgtttacagtgagtgtgtatatattagtgtaactacatgtataacctatagccgtatcccattcacacgtggatctgtgccctgcacgtgtattggagtagatatatagatgctattgtgcatgagtctctatatgtatatgtacatgtatatggtcaggtactggatgtaactcctgcttcagggtacatccaggagtttctgtagtgttaactatatattgtatatacatacacattactgtgtccgggagaggtcaggagaagaaggtttgtctctatgtattttgtattgtattttatgtagttactttgtcacatgtatgttgttagtaaagtctttttgtatataagtatctgcgagggttgtatgttattcctgtgatatatgaaggactggagtaggtgcttatggtaaatagcacagactaaggggctggacagaaccactggagcctagaggaactgaatagaaacccaatccccaacccccctttatcaaTGGCGAGCCAGGCCCAAATGTCATGATCCATCTATATTGGGATATAGTGGTGAAATTGTTGTTATACTGTGAACTTAGGTTACTAGACTGGGTAGGTTCGGACAGGTAGCACAGTTTCATCTGAGGCCTAGTATGAGTGTGATTATTGGCAGAGAATCTATATGAGTTCAGTTCTTAGGATTCAGGTTGGTTTCTGTTATCAGACCCTTGTGAGGTGACCCTGGTGTGAGGGTCTTTGCTTTGTATAGTCCTTagtacaggagtaacacagatcgCAGGGATACAATGACTGGCAAAGTGGAACATGTGACTTTTGAAAAGTTGAGTAAATGTAGTTCGTTTAACCCAGTGTTATCTAAGAAAGAGGAATCTATTGATCTGCTATGGGAATCCCTGTTAGAGCAGGCGAATTCCTATGATAAGTTGCATATTGCTAAGCGCAGTGTACTGAACCAGACATCTAAGAGGCTCCATATGATGGCCaagcttgtgtgtgtatttgaAGAGGCCATTAGTAAGATGGAGAAGATAGATGGAGACAAAGGATCAAAGGTTCCTGAAGATTTGCATTGCAATTGttgtaaggaaggggttaaacggcTGAACAGCTTAGAGACACAATTGGAACAGCAAATTGATGCTATAAAAGATAGGGAAAGCCGCATGCACACGCTGCAGTCTCACGTAGCTGAGAAGGAGAAGTATTATACAGATGTGGATAAGgtgtttatacagttatacatggaaataaccgaatataagcaaaaagcagcaactactgaggtgattattgagaacttgaaatgtgaaatagcaaaaagggatgagatcatctgtagcatgcagacgtccatcaaagagtctttgcccatgaaacaagtttgtgtttcgagtgcaaacagggggagagatgagactgaacctgcggctgctacagatcactccacacccctgcttgttactaggcctggactactgggcagtgtagtagatggagGGACAAGCATTGCTGGTGGGATAGATGGAGGATTAGAGGGCGACTCTGAGACGTCAGTGATCAGAcataacctgcatgtgtgtgacagtaatgtacaggaatcacaatcttcccataagatggagaggatgcaatatctgttgaatatatgtaaatatatcccaAGCTATGATGAAAATTTAGATCCTTTCACTTCCTGTGACACGTTTGAGGGTTATTGTAAGAAATTTTCTGTTCCAATGGAACATCGCATGGAGCTGTTCAAACTATGGCTACCAGCACATCTTTACCAAAGATATGAGGCCATAGGGAAAGCAGCCCCCAGTAACGGCCAATTTCATGATGAGGGAGACAGACTTTCCATCCTCATGAAATTGGTAACAGGGCATTTGGATGTCACCCCAGACATACTGGTTAACTTCAGACCAACCATCTATGATGAGCCCTTGTCTCTGTGTGGGAGGTTTGAAGTTATGTATAGAAAGGTGACTAAGAATCATAGTCCAGGAACCCCACAAGGCATGATCCGCATGTTTGTGGAGAAGTTTCCATATCTTGACACCACAATTAGATTGAATGCAGCAAAAGAAGCTTCACTCATGGAGGCTGCCCTGGTGATAGAACAGGTCAGACAGGATCTACTCAAAGATAGAAGGTCTATAAAGATCAGGAAACAGATAGCAATTCACCCCAGACTGCAAGGAACCCATGTACAAAAGAAAGCATCTCCCAGCCAAATACTGAGGAAGTGGGGGAGTGTtaggtgttttcactgtttacagTATGGACATATAAAGAGGTTCTGTCCACAAAGGGTTAACTTGTATGAACGGGGGATGGTCTCACAAAATGAGGGGCACAAATGTGGGGCTTCACATGGAGCAGGACCACACAACTGTACAACAGACAGCCCTACTGGGAATCTGCTGCAATAGGCTTAAAGTTGGGGATCCATAATATACTTGGCCAAAATTAGTAAAATCATGGATTCCCCATATAATGGCCAGGATGTGTATTGTAAACCTCATTAGCTCTCATTGCTTGGTGATGAGATTCTATCAcctagaggggggagggaggaggtttaCTGTTACTGAACCTGTGTAAatagtctgtttgtaactaagtGTTAATGAGGTCCAGTCCTTTTGTTTTCAACAGCTCAGAGAAGCAGAAGTGCAAGGGAAGTGTATTGTTCAGTCATTTATGGCTCAATCCTGAAGTCAGGCCTCTGCCTGTAAAGACAAAGGTGTTAATCGTAAATAACAAATTTGGTCTTTTCTTTATGTTTGTATATTTGTTTGGCAATATGATGGTTCTTAAGCTAATGTTGCACACAGAactctctgctctcagtgattggatattcacctggtaacatgttggacaattacaaaataatatccaCTAAGATTGGTTGTATATTCTCTCTAATTTCTGGCACCTCAGTAATTAAAATTCAGGTAAAGGGGTGATTACCTGCCCCTGTCTAAGTGCAATAGGTCTCAGGAAAGAAAGTGGTCAACTATCTCTAGGACCTATGGAGCGTACAGTGTAATTCGCCAGCAAAGTCCGCGGCGCAGCCAATACTCCGTGGGGCATAGCTCTCGCTATTGGGGATTCTGCAGGGAGTGGGTAAAACCACGGTGAACTGCAGAGGCGCATTATGGTACAATGACTGTTCAGTCGGACGCGGGTCTTTTAAGCTGCCGGTCAAAGGGGAAGCACCATAGGAGTGACATTCCCAGCCTTGGTTTATACCGTGTGATCTGAAGGTgccaggtatacagtatataaagcttgctttttgctaaccaatgtcttagtggtatatctgaggtaaaggctctgtccacagggggagaacaTCATGTCTCCTGATTGATGAGGTGAACAGAGAATAAACCATGGTGGATGTACATAGAATAAATGTATTGCAGGATGAGTTCTGTATCATGTGACAATCACTGAGGATTCCTCCTCTATGCAGTGTACTCTTCCATTGATCATTCCAGGTGGAGACACACAGAGAAGCAGCGAGTGTCTGTCTACTGAAGGAAGTGCAACTAGCCAATCCCTCTTCTACAAAGATGGCGTGAAAGCTGGAACCATTCATCCAAAGAGCAAGCCAAAGATGCAAATGAACTTGTGATGTGCACTCAAGACCATATGGACTGTGACCTCTAGATGAAATATAATCTTAAtgtctttctgtttttattttacacccatacatgaaagggtgatttttggttgtatttgtctttattttgtactcagtttgttttattttatgtcaaacatcaacacatagaagagcagactccagcatagtgtgtcaggcgtctgacatcagggggagatgttacaggggatattattcataactggaccctctgctctattattatatatattacatatagtgtaaatggattcagtatatactgatagcagccactgatattctgtggtgagatgtcagtgtgtactgaagccattgggtcattaacatatcaaaaggctttgaacagtaagaagccaccatgaaccaggtgtgagattccctgcacactactggggtctatcctaagagggtcttagggt
This window contains:
- the LOC140074645 gene encoding scavenger receptor cysteine-rich type 1 protein M130-like, encoding MGKMERSRRLGPLIVLLVGLIGAISDKIEEVRLVGGSGPCEGRLEVKIGGEWSAVCEDDWDEKNTAVICRHMSCPTGSERDARVSSFGPGSGTVWLTNVICNGQEETLNDCKYSTETEDICDHKKDIGVVCGGEEEEIRLAEGDNHCEGRVEVKHRGQWGTVCGLDWYTSSALVVCRQLGCNVTNPIQVKAAPYGPGTGKVWLSNVKCKGEEAAVWDCKHRMWGGGSCKHRYDAGVICSGDPPELRLVGGTSTCEGRLEVRHQGEWGTVCGDYWSDKDAAVVCRQLGCSAPGGLIKATSFGPGSGNVWVSNVICTGEESNLWQCQHQMWGHPFCDHGQDVGVMCAGEPEEVKLVDGKNECEGRLMVRHRGQWSTVCSYFWGATEATVVCKQLGCGGPHEDDLEAKASSFGAGSGKILLSQVRCFGKESTIWECNHPMWGISHCGHKDDVGVTCKDKRTGLSSDFRLVSDSHRCSGRVEMMFEGKWGALCHSHWDLQAANVLCRHLQCGTAVSISDGGNLGGKDLIWTDRFHCKGTESNLRECTNSVLGNGMCPDQATAKVTCSGTTESLRLVDGTSHCDGTLEVLQNDIWGRVADHEWDIKDAQVVCRQLQCGEVIDSFTLKRTEDRIVHWDRVLCTGSERDLKECSKTQLRSSDVSTDARGDVGVTCSESPSVQLVDGHGRCAGTVQVHHQGEWAWISSDSWTLANADVICRELRCGHAINATPVVKTGGGDLWLKGLRCAGHESKLRECPSSSWGPADSEDQEAAKIVCSDFTDLRLVGGANRCEGRLEIYYNGSWGSVCDKEMTPHTVSVLCGQLGCGSGGLYQGVTSDDAPSWLEFINCRSRDRSLSECPSSPWGRNMCSARAHIQCTREGSA